The proteins below come from a single Thermomicrobiales bacterium genomic window:
- the thrS gene encoding threonine--tRNA ligase, which translates to MSDSAAIDVDIQAPVANQEELDLARMRHSAAHVLAEAVLEVFPDAKLAIGPAIDNGFYYDFDLPRSLTPDDLNDIERRMKRHIKRPEKFERAEIERDEALKLFADQPYKLELIRDLPEGEVISTYTNGPFVDLCRGPHVESTGKIGALKLLSVAGAYWRGDETRPMLQRVYGTAFKTQEDLDAYLEQQEEARKRDHRKLGRELSLFTISEDIGAGIPIFFPKGEMLRHLMESYVREVQTRYGYQHVWTGHVVKQDLYERSGHLEHYHDVMFPPMEDEGQTFRLKPMNCPSHMTLFNQHLHSYRELPLRYAEFATLYRYEKSGELSGLTRVRALTQDDCHIFCTPDQVGAEFGRALDLISEILATYGMTDYRIRLSLRGDEGKYVADDDKWQRAENTLRAAMDAKGVAYEPVEGEAAFYGPKADFMAKDALGREWQLSTIQVDFIQPERLGCKYIGEDGHEHTPVVIHRAVTGTTERFMGVMIEHFGGAFPAWLAPTQAVIIPIADRHADYAQEVADRLRQSGFRVEVDSGGDRMQNKIRVAQGQKIPYMLVVGDKEAEADAVAVRVRSGENLGAMPVNEFADLLGGLVRAKSQALTS; encoded by the coding sequence TCCGCAGCACACGTGCTCGCTGAGGCCGTACTCGAAGTCTTCCCGGACGCGAAGCTCGCCATCGGCCCGGCAATCGACAACGGCTTCTACTACGATTTCGACCTGCCACGTTCGCTGACGCCCGACGACCTCAACGACATCGAGCGCCGCATGAAGCGGCACATCAAGCGACCCGAGAAGTTCGAACGAGCCGAGATCGAGCGTGACGAAGCACTCAAGCTGTTTGCCGATCAGCCCTACAAGCTGGAGCTGATTCGCGACCTGCCCGAGGGCGAGGTCATCTCGACGTACACAAACGGACCGTTCGTCGACCTGTGTCGCGGACCGCACGTCGAGAGCACGGGCAAGATCGGCGCGCTGAAGCTGCTCAGCGTCGCTGGCGCATACTGGCGCGGCGACGAAACACGACCGATGCTCCAGCGCGTCTATGGTACGGCTTTCAAGACGCAGGAAGACCTCGACGCCTATCTGGAGCAGCAGGAGGAAGCGCGCAAGCGTGATCACCGCAAGCTCGGTCGCGAGTTGAGCCTGTTCACGATCTCCGAGGACATTGGGGCCGGCATTCCGATCTTCTTCCCCAAAGGGGAAATGCTGCGCCACCTTATGGAGAGCTACGTCCGCGAGGTGCAGACGCGTTACGGCTACCAGCACGTCTGGACGGGCCACGTCGTCAAGCAGGATCTCTACGAGCGGTCGGGCCACCTGGAGCACTACCACGACGTCATGTTTCCGCCGATGGAGGATGAAGGACAGACGTTCCGGCTAAAGCCGATGAACTGTCCGTCGCACATGACGCTGTTCAATCAGCACCTGCACTCGTACCGCGAGCTACCGCTGCGCTATGCCGAGTTCGCCACGCTCTATCGCTACGAGAAGTCCGGCGAGCTCAGCGGACTGACACGTGTTCGCGCACTGACGCAGGACGACTGCCATATTTTCTGCACACCGGATCAGGTCGGTGCCGAGTTCGGTCGGGCGCTGGATCTGATCTCCGAGATCCTGGCGACGTATGGCATGACAGACTATCGCATCCGTCTGTCGCTCCGCGGTGACGAGGGCAAGTACGTCGCTGACGACGACAAGTGGCAGCGCGCCGAAAACACGCTGCGGGCGGCGATGGACGCCAAGGGTGTGGCTTACGAGCCGGTCGAGGGTGAGGCGGCATTCTACGGCCCCAAGGCTGACTTCATGGCCAAGGACGCGTTGGGGCGCGAATGGCAGCTCTCAACGATCCAGGTCGACTTCATTCAGCCGGAGCGGCTCGGCTGCAAGTACATCGGCGAAGATGGCCACGAGCATACGCCGGTCGTAATCCATCGCGCTGTGACAGGCACGACGGAGCGCTTCATGGGCGTCATGATCGAGCACTTCGGCGGGGCATTCCCAGCCTGGCTCGCACCGACCCAGGCAGTCATCATCCCAATCGCCGATCGCCATGCTGACTACGCCCAGGAAGTAGCTGACAGGCTGCGGCAGAGCGGCTTCCGCGTTGAGGTCGATTCCGGCGGCGACCGGATGCAGAACAAGATCCGCGTCGCGCAGGGTCAGAAGATCCCGTACATGCTGGTAGTTGGCGACAAGGAAGCCGAGGCCGACGCTGTTGCAGTGCGGGTGCGATCCGGCGAAAATCTCGGCGCAATGCCAGTCAATGAATTTGCCGATCTTCTCGGTGGCCTCGTTCGTGCCAAGTCGCAAGCGTTGACGAGCTAG
- a CDS encoding AI-2E family transporter gives MTSPAYREQMRRYRLWLVVGTVIALTWTVWIARDALFPFVIGLTIAYLLEPIVNRVQRLIPAVGILKKIRRTLAVVVVYGVAIAIAGMAMYTFGNQVAQETVDLIENMPAYTDTARTEFKAWNDWYVDTVPPDIRKRIEANLDEATTVLTAAVRTTLLATVGTVQRAIGLMASLALLPLWIFYLLKDQGKAFDFFYRIWPKPIEHDVRNIVGIVDKVLGSYIRGQLILGFVVGVVTLIGLYILDIAYAAPLAIVAGIFEMVPILGPWLSFIAAAIVVLATDPSKIWIVAILFLAIQQLENTFLVPKIQGDAVDLNPAIIMVLLVVGGTLFGILGVVAIVPLAAIGRDVFVYVYNRLTEEAHSGTELHAHSEHTDTGS, from the coding sequence ATGACATCACCGGCATATCGAGAACAGATGCGGCGCTATCGACTCTGGCTGGTCGTCGGTACAGTCATCGCACTCACCTGGACTGTCTGGATCGCTCGAGACGCGCTCTTCCCATTTGTCATCGGCCTGACCATCGCCTACCTGCTCGAACCGATCGTCAATCGCGTGCAGCGCTTGATTCCTGCGGTCGGAATCCTGAAGAAGATTCGACGCACCCTGGCGGTCGTCGTTGTCTACGGAGTCGCTATCGCCATTGCCGGCATGGCAATGTACACGTTTGGTAACCAGGTCGCCCAGGAGACGGTCGATCTAATCGAAAACATGCCCGCCTACACCGATACCGCACGCACTGAGTTCAAGGCCTGGAACGACTGGTACGTCGATACAGTCCCCCCAGATATTCGCAAGCGCATCGAAGCAAACCTCGACGAGGCGACGACCGTCCTGACCGCCGCAGTTCGCACAACTCTGCTTGCGACCGTTGGAACCGTCCAGCGCGCAATCGGATTGATGGCTAGCCTTGCGCTGCTTCCGCTCTGGATCTTCTACCTGCTCAAGGACCAGGGCAAAGCGTTCGACTTCTTCTACCGGATCTGGCCAAAGCCGATCGAGCATGATGTCCGCAACATCGTTGGCATCGTGGACAAAGTCCTGGGGTCGTATATTCGAGGGCAGTTGATTCTTGGATTCGTCGTCGGTGTCGTAACGCTAATCGGCTTGTACATTCTCGACATTGCCTACGCTGCGCCGCTGGCCATCGTCGCCGGCATCTTTGAGATGGTGCCGATCCTGGGCCCCTGGCTGTCGTTCATCGCCGCCGCGATCGTTGTGCTGGCAACCGATCCGTCCAAAATCTGGATTGTCGCGATCCTGTTTCTGGCGATTCAGCAGCTGGAGAACACGTTCCTGGTTCCGAAGATCCAGGGCGACGCTGTCGACCTGAATCCAGCGATCATCATGGTGCTCCTCGTGGTCGGCGGTACGTTGTTCGGCATCCTTGGGGTGGTTGCGATTGTTCCGCTTGCAGCAATCGGTCGCGATGTGTTCGTCTACGTCTACAATCGCCTGACCGAAGAAGCACACAGCGGCACCGAGCTACATGCCCACAGTGAACACACAGACACCGGCAGTTAG
- a CDS encoding c-type cytochrome has translation MGSSQREATFVAIGLVVIASLVVIYLFNEPHRRDSAEAEKLTESVDRGMALYSQFCVECHGPDGSAQGRRGIPLNVAANQASGPDWEQREPVLRQTIERGGPTLMPAWGEADGGPLTDQQVTDVLNMIHNGDWTEINDYIVHQYGGTAPTPPPVPTPTPGAEITDPVALQGQQLYQTNCAACHTIDGSAATGPSWQGLYGHEVTLEDGSTVTADDAYIHESIVDPGAKVVQGFPPVMPVIPLSDDDINAIIAYIKTLE, from the coding sequence GTGGGATCGTCTCAACGTGAAGCGACATTCGTCGCAATTGGACTGGTCGTCATTGCGTCGCTGGTCGTCATCTACCTGTTCAACGAACCACACCGGCGAGATTCCGCGGAGGCGGAGAAGTTGACCGAATCGGTCGACCGAGGTATGGCGCTGTACTCGCAGTTTTGCGTTGAGTGCCACGGCCCGGATGGCAGTGCCCAGGGTCGACGCGGTATTCCGCTGAATGTCGCTGCCAACCAGGCATCTGGCCCAGATTGGGAACAGCGTGAGCCGGTTCTGCGCCAGACGATCGAGCGCGGCGGCCCGACACTTATGCCGGCCTGGGGTGAAGCCGACGGCGGCCCGCTGACCGATCAGCAGGTGACCGACGTGCTGAACATGATCCATAACGGCGACTGGACTGAGATCAACGATTACATCGTCCACCAGTACGGTGGCACCGCGCCAACCCCGCCACCAGTGCCGACTCCGACACCTGGCGCTGAGATCACCGATCCTGTCGCGCTCCAGGGGCAGCAACTCTATCAGACTAACTGCGCTGCCTGCCACACGATCGATGGCTCTGCGGCAACGGGTCCGTCGTGGCAAGGACTCTACGGTCACGAGGTCACGCTTGAAGACGGCTCGACGGTCACGGCAGACGACGCGTACATTCACGAGTCGATCGTTGACCCAGGGGCGAAGGTTGTGCAGGGCTTCCCGCCAGTCATGCCAGTGATTCCGCTGAGCGATGACGATATTAACGCGATCATCGCCTACATTAAGACGCTTGAGTAA
- a CDS encoding Rieske 2Fe-2S domain-containing protein, which yields MLALLRTITGLVLVPIISGIAALLSRFHETVGSRRVSRRSFLRNTVLGSVGIVLLELAGGFVYFFWPNKTGAFGKPINVPIASVPAVGAEPLVNRDGKFYIINNEDGVLALYWKCVHLGCTVPWNSGEGDFHCPCHGSVYDRHGNRIAGPAPRAMDLMPITIEGSNLVVDTNPDSIIERQEFEPDQATQLPG from the coding sequence ATGCTAGCGCTGTTGCGAACGATCACGGGCTTGGTGCTTGTGCCAATTATCTCGGGGATAGCGGCCTTGCTGAGCCGATTCCACGAGACGGTAGGCTCGCGGCGTGTATCCCGGCGCTCGTTCCTGCGAAACACAGTGCTGGGCAGTGTCGGCATTGTTCTGCTGGAGCTCGCTGGTGGCTTCGTGTACTTCTTCTGGCCGAACAAGACCGGTGCGTTTGGTAAGCCGATCAACGTCCCGATCGCATCTGTGCCGGCTGTTGGCGCAGAACCGCTGGTCAACCGTGATGGCAAGTTCTATATCATCAACAATGAGGACGGCGTCCTCGCGCTGTACTGGAAGTGCGTCCACCTCGGTTGCACGGTGCCGTGGAATTCGGGCGAAGGCGACTTTCACTGCCCTTGCCACGGATCGGTCTACGATCGACATGGCAACCGCATTGCGGGCCCTGCGCCGCGCGCAATGGACTTGATGCCAATCACAATTGAAGGTAGCAACCTGGTAGTGGATACGAACCCTGACAGCATCATTGAGCGTCAGGAATTCGAGCCAGACCAGGCCACTCAGCTCCCGGGCTAG
- a CDS encoding cytochrome b N-terminal domain-containing protein, whose translation MRREQTIADRITGSALWRSIVRHGYPDTQRNQALIIASNVFLHLHPVKIKRYATKVTYTFCLGGLSFFMFLILVMTGVLLMFYYVPSTDQAWQNMQDIEASVTFGQLMRNMHRYAAHGMVIAVFLHMCRVFYTGSYKPPREFNWVVGVVLLFLTFLLSFTGYLLPWDQLAFWAITVGTNMAKAAPLIGPKVQFLLVGDLEIGQSTLIRFYTLHVIFLPLAAAVMMAVHFWRIRKDGGISGPL comes from the coding sequence ATGCGACGAGAGCAAACGATCGCCGATCGTATCACCGGTAGCGCCCTGTGGCGTTCGATCGTGCGACATGGGTATCCCGACACACAGCGTAACCAGGCGCTGATCATCGCATCGAACGTCTTCCTCCACCTGCACCCGGTGAAGATCAAACGGTACGCGACGAAAGTCACGTATACGTTCTGTCTTGGCGGACTCTCATTCTTCATGTTCCTGATCCTGGTGATGACCGGCGTTCTGCTGATGTTCTATTACGTGCCATCGACCGATCAGGCGTGGCAGAACATGCAGGACATCGAAGCGTCGGTGACCTTCGGCCAGCTCATGCGTAACATGCACCGCTACGCCGCACACGGCATGGTTATCGCGGTGTTCCTGCATATGTGCCGCGTGTTCTACACGGGCTCGTACAAGCCACCGCGCGAGTTCAACTGGGTCGTTGGCGTTGTCCTGCTCTTCCTGACATTCCTGCTTTCGTTCACTGGCTATCTGCTGCCGTGGGACCAGCTCGCTTTCTGGGCCATCACCGTCGGCACCAACATGGCCAAGGCAGCGCCGCTCATTGGGCCAAAGGTTCAGTTCCTCCTTGTCGGCGACCTGGAGATTGGCCAAAGTACGCTGATTCGGTTCTACACGCTTCACGTGATATTCCTGCCACTCGCGGCAGCGGTTATGATGGCCGTCCACTTCTGGCGCATCCGCAAGGATGGCGGCATCTCCGGACCGCTGTAG